In Geobacter anodireducens, a genomic segment contains:
- a CDS encoding lipid II flippase MurJ: MSEKKQIARAAGVLGLATIISRIMGMVRDMAVSRFFGAGLQTDAFFAAFQIPNMLRRFFAEGALTSAFVPTFSEWHSQRSPEEARELANVCFTLLTIVMAGVTLAGILLAPGIVSVMFPGFRADPAKFGLTVFLNRLMFPYIFFISLLALCMGILNTVRHFFTPAISTVFLNVSMILCAWLLRDRFAVPITALAVGVLLGGVLQLLLQLPVLYRKGFPLRVRFDLHHPAVRRIALLMGPSVFGVGVYYLNITVGNILASLLPEGSVSYLYYAQRLFEFPQGIFTVSVAQAVLPSLSRQAAAGDMDAFRESLVFGLRLTLFVTIPATVGLMVCATPIFSLLFMGGEFDYAQAANAGIALFYYALGLSLVALVRVLVPAFYALKDTRTPVMVAFVAFIMNAIASLILMKPLAHGGLALASSLSALANMGLLLVLLRRKIGPFGGRALVRSGMKVLAASLPMALAVRWMVALIDWSLPGEKMLKGVVLLGAVGVGVVLFLAAASLLRSEETRELAAHLRRRFAR, from the coding sequence ATGTCTGAAAAGAAGCAGATAGCCCGGGCCGCCGGCGTCCTCGGCCTGGCAACCATCATCTCCCGCATCATGGGGATGGTGCGCGACATGGCCGTTTCCCGGTTCTTCGGCGCCGGCCTCCAGACCGACGCCTTTTTCGCCGCCTTTCAGATTCCCAATATGCTGCGCCGGTTTTTCGCCGAGGGGGCCCTCACGTCGGCATTCGTGCCGACCTTCTCCGAGTGGCACTCCCAGCGAAGCCCCGAGGAGGCGCGCGAGCTCGCCAACGTCTGCTTCACGCTTCTCACCATTGTCATGGCGGGCGTGACTCTGGCGGGGATCCTGCTCGCCCCCGGCATCGTCTCGGTCATGTTTCCCGGGTTCAGGGCCGATCCGGCCAAGTTCGGGCTCACGGTCTTTCTCAACCGGCTCATGTTTCCGTATATTTTCTTCATTAGCCTGCTGGCGCTCTGCATGGGGATACTCAATACGGTTCGCCACTTTTTCACCCCGGCCATCTCCACCGTGTTCCTGAACGTTTCCATGATTCTCTGTGCCTGGCTGCTTCGCGATCGGTTCGCGGTGCCGATCACCGCCCTGGCCGTGGGGGTCCTGCTGGGGGGGGTCCTTCAGCTTCTCCTTCAACTGCCGGTGCTCTACCGCAAGGGATTCCCGCTCCGCGTCCGTTTCGATCTCCACCATCCCGCGGTACGGCGCATCGCCCTTCTCATGGGACCGTCGGTTTTCGGGGTTGGGGTCTACTACCTGAACATCACCGTGGGCAATATCCTTGCCTCGCTCCTTCCCGAGGGAAGCGTCTCGTACCTCTACTACGCCCAGCGGCTGTTCGAGTTTCCCCAGGGGATCTTCACCGTCTCCGTGGCCCAGGCGGTCCTGCCCTCCCTTAGCCGGCAGGCGGCGGCCGGCGACATGGATGCCTTCCGGGAATCTCTCGTTTTCGGCCTGCGGCTCACCCTGTTCGTCACCATTCCGGCCACGGTGGGCCTCATGGTCTGCGCCACCCCCATCTTCAGCCTCCTTTTCATGGGGGGGGAGTTCGACTATGCCCAGGCCGCCAATGCGGGAATCGCCCTGTTCTACTACGCCCTTGGGCTTTCGCTCGTGGCCCTGGTGCGGGTTCTGGTCCCCGCGTTTTACGCTCTCAAGGATACGAGGACGCCGGTCATGGTCGCTTTTGTCGCCTTCATCATGAACGCCATCGCCAGCCTCATCCTCATGAAGCCCCTCGCCCACGGCGGACTGGCCCTGGCTTCTTCCCTGTCCGCCCTTGCCAACATGGGGCTCCTTCTGGTCCTCCTGCGGCGGAAAATCGGTCCCTTCGGCGGCAGGGCCCTGGTCCGTTCAGGCATGAAGGTGCTTGCGGCATCCCTGCCCATGGCGCTGGCGGTCCGCTGGATGGTGGCGCTTATCGACTGGTCACTGCCGGGGGAAAAGATGCTCAAGGGAGTAGTTCTGCTCGGTGCCGTGGGCGTGGGCGTCGTGTTGTTTCTTGCAGCCGCCTCGTTGCTCCGCAGCGAAGAGACGCGCGAACTGGCGGCACACCTTAGAAGGAGGTTCGCTCGATGA